From one Deltaproteobacteria bacterium genomic stretch:
- a CDS encoding flavodoxin family protein, translating to MNITILNGNPDPDNQKFDAYLDDLIKSLESSDNNIVHFKLRDMKIRHCRGCFGCWLKTPGQCIFKDDSHDICKEVINSDFVLYAAPLVMGFPSAVLKIAMDKLIPLLLPYIELVDNKECHHMRRYDKEYPPIGLIIEKEDDTESEDIEIVRDIFARAALDFKSSCLFIKQIDVPVQEVSDAINNI from the coding sequence ATGAACATAACAATTTTAAATGGGAATCCTGATCCAGATAATCAAAAGTTCGATGCCTACCTGGATGACCTGATTAAATCATTGGAATCATCCGATAACAATATTGTTCATTTCAAACTGAGGGATATGAAAATACGGCATTGTCGTGGATGTTTTGGTTGTTGGCTAAAGACACCTGGTCAGTGTATTTTCAAAGATGATTCACACGATATTTGTAAAGAGGTTATAAATTCTGATTTTGTGCTGTATGCTGCACCTCTGGTCATGGGATTTCCCAGTGCTGTTTTAAAAATTGCTATGGATAAGCTTATTCCGCTTCTCCTGCCCTATATAGAGCTGGTCGATAACAAGGAATGCCATCATATGAGAAGATATGACAAAGAATATCCCCCAATAGGCCTGATAATTGAAAAGGAAGATGACACTGAGAGCGAGGATATTGAAATAGTGAGAGATATTTTTGCGCGTGCTGCTCTTGACTTTAAGTCATCATGCCTTTTCATAAAGCAGATTGACGTTCCAGTGCAGGAGGTATCTGATGCAATTAACAATATTTAA
- a CDS encoding NAD(P)H-dependent oxidoreductase, which produces MQLTIFNGSPKGKKSNTSVLVEHFLKGFMETEGNSYELEYIVDNKDEGKLVDMFKDASHVILAFPLYIDCMPGIVKSFIESLRPLCGKQDNPSIGFMVQGGFPEAYHSRFVERYLKKLAGRLNCHYAGCIIRGGFEATPSMPRFVTRKIFNRIYELGKAYGKAGKFDGQLINKLSKPELLSALRKVFFKIGLSLGLPNIYWDKKLKANNAFEKRFDRPFA; this is translated from the coding sequence ATGCAATTAACAATATTTAATGGTTCACCAAAGGGCAAGAAAAGTAATACATCTGTTCTTGTCGAACACTTTTTAAAGGGTTTTATGGAAACGGAAGGCAATAGCTATGAACTAGAATATATCGTTGATAATAAAGATGAGGGGAAACTTGTTGATATGTTTAAGGATGCCAGTCATGTAATACTGGCTTTTCCGCTTTATATTGACTGCATGCCCGGGATTGTAAAATCCTTCATTGAAAGCCTTCGACCTTTATGTGGAAAGCAGGATAATCCAAGTATTGGTTTCATGGTGCAGGGCGGATTTCCGGAAGCTTATCACAGCAGGTTTGTTGAGCGCTATCTTAAGAAACTTGCTGGGAGGCTAAACTGCCACTATGCAGGCTGCATTATAAGAGGTGGTTTTGAGGCGACTCCGTCAATGCCACGGTTTGTGACCAGGAAGATTTTTAATCGCATTTATGAACTGGGAAAAGCTTATGGAAAGGCAGGAAAATTTGACGGCCAATTAATAAACAAACTTTCCAAACCTGAACTTTTATCAGCATTACGGAAAGTATTTTTCAAAATTGGGCTTTCTCTTGGCCTGCCGAATATCTACTGGGATAAGAAGTTAAAGGCAAACAACGCATTTGAAAAGAGGTTTGATAGGCCTTTTGCATAG
- a CDS encoding Hsp20/alpha crystallin family protein, with protein MDVLGWFFNDLELPELFGKERALVPDFDISETEKEYMITGEIPGIDVKDLDVTLSDGILTVKGEKKEEKEENGEHYHRVERHYGSFERSFRIPENVKTEKSKATYKDGVLKLTLPKAEERKAKKIEVKENKPRKKNKPQQKAK; from the coding sequence ATGGATGTACTTGGCTGGTTTTTCAATGACCTTGAACTTCCAGAGCTTTTCGGTAAGGAGAGGGCGTTGGTACCTGATTTTGATATATCTGAAACAGAAAAAGAATATATGATTACCGGTGAAATTCCCGGAATAGATGTGAAGGACCTTGATGTAACGCTTTCAGATGGTATCCTTACCGTCAAAGGGGAAAAGAAAGAGGAAAAGGAAGAGAACGGTGAACATTACCACCGGGTCGAGAGACATTACGGTTCATTCGAGCGCAGCTTCCGAATCCCCGAGAATGTGAAGACAGAGAAATCAAAGGCAACGTACAAAGACGGCGTCTTGAAACTCACCCTGCCAAAGGCTGAGGAGAGGAAGGCCAAGAAGATAGAGGTCAAGGAAAATAAGCCAAGAAAAAAGAATAAACCCCAACAGAAGGCTAAATAA
- a CDS encoding PilZ domain-containing protein: MVKRRKFERLEVPIPLSMRLLGVFGYPPPANAETRNISLEGLSIELQEGEESLNLIPYLVLDKKGVELDIEIPPKGERIRAIGRVIWYDFGSRETLYYFRVGVFLEEMEIEDRKKWESFVRNIAQEEDEDLTQKQTLTEIEEEAKA, from the coding sequence ATGGTTAAGCGGCGTAAATTTGAAAGACTTGAAGTCCCTATTCCATTGAGTATGAGGCTGTTGGGGGTATTTGGTTATCCCCCACCTGCAAATGCGGAAACTAGAAATATTTCTCTTGAGGGCCTATCAATAGAACTACAAGAAGGAGAGGAATCCTTAAATCTGATTCCTTACCTAGTATTGGATAAAAAGGGGGTAGAATTGGACATAGAGATACCTCCAAAAGGTGAAAGGATCAGAGCGATAGGAAGGGTTATATGGTATGACTTTGGCTCAAGAGAGACATTATATTATTTCAGGGTAGGGGTCTTCCTAGAAGAAATGGAAATTGAAGATAGAAAAAAGTGGGAGAGTTTCGTAAGGAATATAGCTCAAGAAGAAGATGAAGACTTGACCCAAAAACAGACGCTAACAGAAATTGAGGAAGAGGCGAAGGCGTAA
- a CDS encoding DUF4124 domain-containing protein — MNLSDRQKILTILSSLFFIFIIFSLQSLTEAEIYKWVDEKGVMHFSDTPPSDKGAEVLTGPPVNKIGGPEPTRHTSPSISRSERMKEKNRLRKIIKDYEINIDKLRENIKQYKAKIAKLKDRKHDMWGYYKTYGSRSYYVIENYD, encoded by the coding sequence ATGAATCTGTCCGATAGGCAGAAGATATTAACTATTCTGAGCTCATTATTCTTTATTTTTATCATTTTCTCTTTACAATCCCTTACAGAAGCGGAAATTTACAAATGGGTTGATGAAAAGGGTGTGATGCATTTCTCAGATACCCCTCCCAGTGACAAAGGAGCCGAAGTACTCACAGGACCTCCAGTTAATAAAATTGGAGGTCCTGAGCCCACCCGTCACACAAGCCCATCCATATCAAGATCAGAAAGGATGAAAGAAAAAAATAGATTAAGAAAAATAATTAAAGATTATGAGATCAATATTGATAAATTGAGAGAAAATATCAAACAATACAAAGCAAAAATAGCAAAGTTGAAAGACCGAAAACATGATATGTGGGGTTACTACAAGACTTATGGTTCACGTTCTTACTATGTTATAGAAAATTACGACTGA
- a CDS encoding SPOR domain-containing protein, producing MRVALICAGLGILALAVFIVMKPEVKKSQSVKVRMKYPTVPTERKEKPTTPGAVEEKGREEKGDKVAEVEEKKPEIKPKEEGKPQIAIVEEPKGRAIPEWKLPPGRYTVNVGSFRKSIRAERLMNELKKKGYKTFVTEATIPQKGTWYRVSLGRFPTRGEAQAFARALKKKEGIDSFVRELKEAKR from the coding sequence ATGCGTGTTGCCCTCATCTGTGCCGGCTTGGGGATTTTAGCACTGGCGGTCTTCATCGTTATGAAACCAGAGGTAAAAAAGTCCCAAAGCGTTAAGGTGCGGATGAAGTATCCCACTGTACCCACTGAGAGGAAAGAGAAGCCTACTACTCCAGGGGCTGTCGAAGAGAAGGGGAGGGAAGAGAAAGGGGACAAAGTTGCTGAGGTAGAGGAGAAAAAGCCCGAGATTAAGCCAAAGGAGGAGGGAAAACCCCAGATTGCCATTGTTGAAGAGCCCAAAGGTCGGGCTATACCCGAGTGGAAACTTCCACCAGGCAGGTATACCGTAAACGTAGGGTCCTTCAGGAAAAGTATTAGGGCTGAACGGTTAATGAACGAATTGAAGAAGAAGGGTTACAAGACCTTTGTCACGGAGGCCACTATTCCCCAAAAGGGAACTTGGTATCGGGTCTCATTGGGCCGATTTCCCACTCGGGGAGAGGCTCAGGCCTTTGCCCGGGCATTGAAAAAGAAGGAAGGGATAGATTCCTTTGTGAGAGAGTTAAAAGAAGCAAAGAGGTAA
- a CDS encoding rhomboid family intramembrane serine protease: MIPIRDTNRSETYPIINNLIIAVTVLVFFIELFQGQRLKEFIYIYGLVPARYSVPQISAHFTNGQQVLSFLTFMFLHGGFLHLLGNMWFLYIFGDNVEDRLGHFRYLAFYLLCGLASGVSHLALNWHSQIPTIGASGAIAGVMGAYLILYPRAKVLALVPIFFFLYFAEVPAFLFLGVWFLFQFLSAAGTSGKAGGIAWWAHVGGFIFGIIFLKLFEMLPETSADRKVRGVTKKRTTPRLQVIRPAGRGDDPNIYGVISVSEREARLGARKLISVVHGLKKKSFLLTVPPGVSEGTTLRLKGMGQQTSEGVRGDLYLKVEIKD; the protein is encoded by the coding sequence ATGATACCTATTCGAGATACCAATCGGTCTGAAACTTATCCTATAATCAACAACCTCATCATCGCGGTCACCGTATTGGTTTTCTTCATAGAGTTGTTTCAAGGACAAAGACTTAAGGAATTCATCTATATTTACGGGCTTGTCCCCGCACGGTACAGTGTGCCGCAGATTTCGGCACACTTCACCAACGGCCAGCAGGTGCTTTCTTTTCTCACCTTTATGTTTTTGCACGGCGGTTTCCTTCACTTGCTAGGTAACATGTGGTTTCTCTATATCTTTGGCGACAATGTGGAAGACCGGCTTGGACACTTCCGCTATCTCGCCTTCTATCTGCTGTGCGGATTGGCTTCGGGGGTCTCACACCTCGCTCTCAACTGGCATTCTCAGATACCCACCATTGGTGCCAGCGGCGCCATTGCCGGCGTGATGGGGGCCTACCTCATACTTTATCCCAGAGCAAAGGTGCTGGCCCTGGTACCTATCTTTTTCTTTCTCTATTTTGCAGAGGTTCCCGCATTCCTTTTCCTCGGTGTTTGGTTCTTGTTTCAGTTTCTGAGCGCTGCAGGCACCTCAGGGAAGGCAGGAGGCATTGCCTGGTGGGCCCATGTTGGTGGATTTATATTTGGCATCATCTTTTTGAAACTCTTTGAGATGCTACCTGAAACGAGTGCGGACAGAAAGGTTCGGGGCGTGACCAAGAAACGCACAACGCCACGGCTCCAGGTGATCCGTCCTGCCGGCCGTGGCGATGACCCAAATATTTACGGGGTTATCTCTGTGAGCGAGCGTGAGGCCCGCTTGGGGGCGCGCAAACTGATCAGTGTCGTCCACGGTCTCAAGAAAAAGTCCTTTCTCTTGACCGTACCGCCAGGCGTCTCAGAGGGAACCACGCTCCGACTGAAAGGGATGGGGCAACAGACATCTGAAGGTGTCCGCGGGGACCTCTATCTAAAGGTGGAGATAAAGGACTAG
- a CDS encoding DNA repair exonuclease, with the protein MKILHTADIHLKGYEDERWKALRKLIEIGKEEKIEIFVISGDLFDKGIDAEDLRPKIRELFSNNGFKIVLIPGNHDMDSYTGGMYFGEDTVTLTDLNSPFEYKDVKIWGIPFEPIEGEKILTKLRSLAHNLTPGKKDILLYHGELLDTFFSRRDFGNEGEERYMPVKLAYFKDLKIDYVLAGHFHSRFDVRRLENGGYFVYPGSPISITKRETGQRKVNIFEVGKPPKEYPLDTPHFEEVVIEFDPFKDKKPIEAVEKCFNNLHPEARTILTVKGFVNGEAIGMNETELVKQIEEVVVHRCAEKPHYEFKDIQTILEDDLFKSFVEKLERTDYDEEKKKQMRDIAIKAMMEARSWK; encoded by the coding sequence ATGAAAATACTCCATACAGCAGATATACATTTAAAGGGATATGAAGACGAGAGATGGAAGGCCCTCCGAAAACTAATTGAAATCGGGAAGGAAGAAAAGATCGAAATTTTTGTGATAAGTGGAGACCTCTTTGATAAGGGCATTGATGCTGAAGACCTCAGGCCCAAAATACGGGAGCTATTCTCCAACAATGGCTTTAAAATTGTCCTTATACCCGGAAATCATGACATGGACTCTTATACAGGTGGTATGTATTTTGGCGAGGATACAGTTACCCTGACAGATTTAAACAGTCCTTTTGAATATAAGGATGTAAAGATATGGGGAATTCCTTTTGAGCCGATAGAAGGAGAAAAGATCCTTACCAAACTCCGTTCATTGGCACATAATTTGACCCCTGGTAAAAAAGATATCCTGCTCTATCACGGGGAGTTGCTTGATACTTTCTTTTCCAGGAGAGATTTTGGAAACGAGGGTGAAGAAAGGTATATGCCGGTTAAGCTAGCTTACTTTAAAGATCTAAAAATCGATTATGTACTTGCAGGTCATTTCCATTCACGCTTTGATGTCCGGAGGTTAGAAAATGGGGGATATTTTGTTTACCCAGGGTCTCCTATTTCGATAACTAAAAGAGAGACAGGGCAGAGGAAAGTAAATATCTTTGAAGTGGGAAAGCCACCCAAGGAATACCCTCTTGATACTCCTCATTTTGAAGAAGTGGTTATAGAATTCGATCCTTTTAAAGACAAAAAGCCCATAGAGGCTGTGGAAAAATGTTTTAATAATCTTCACCCAGAGGCAAGGACTATTCTAACAGTTAAAGGATTCGTAAATGGTGAAGCTATCGGAATGAACGAGACGGAGCTTGTAAAACAAATAGAAGAGGTTGTTGTACACAGATGTGCCGAGAAGCCACATTATGAATTCAAGGACATACAAACGATACTTGAGGATGACTTATTTAAAAGCTTCGTAGAAAAACTTGAACGAACCGATTACGATGAAGAGAAGAAAAAACAAATGCGTGATATAGCAATTAAAGCAATGATGGAGGCACGGTCATGGAAATAA
- a CDS encoding HIT domain-containing protein, producing MQKLWAPWRISYILNEKEDGCIFCNSLQVGDDRKGLILHRGRYILVMLNKYPYNNGHLMIAPKRHVKSLEDLGAEEMNDLISTIQRCVFLLKKVLSPHGFNIGANLGKVAGAGVEDHLHFHIVPRWEGDTNYMPVLAETRVIPEHLEDTYDRLYQVFKDF from the coding sequence ATGCAGAAGTTGTGGGCCCCTTGGAGGATATCGTATATATTGAATGAGAAGGAAGACGGCTGTATTTTTTGCAACAGTCTGCAAGTAGGAGATGACCGTAAAGGTCTAATCCTCCACCGGGGGAGGTATATCCTCGTCATGTTGAACAAGTATCCGTATAATAACGGACACTTGATGATCGCCCCCAAGCGCCATGTGAAATCCCTGGAAGATCTGGGGGCAGAGGAGATGAACGATCTGATCTCCACCATCCAGCGCTGTGTCTTTCTCTTAAAGAAGGTTCTTTCCCCCCATGGATTCAATATCGGGGCCAATCTGGGGAAGGTGGCAGGGGCAGGGGTAGAGGATCACCTCCACTTTCACATCGTCCCCAGATGGGAAGGGGACACCAATTATATGCCGGTCCTGGCTGAGACGCGTGTCATCCCCGAGCACCTGGAGGATACCTATGATCGGCTTTACCAGGTCTTTAAGGACTTTTAG
- a CDS encoding LapA family protein: MRLLKAVLIVFLFFLTVTFCLQNMEEVQIHYYGLIDSFSAPLFTVVLAAVLLGVIIGAIGGMLTNIKLRMELRRQIKEAGGMGKELEASKGEATPKPEFPSFLSSSD, from the coding sequence ATGAGGTTATTAAAGGCCGTCCTCATCGTCTTCCTTTTTTTCCTCACCGTCACCTTTTGCTTGCAAAATATGGAAGAGGTGCAGATCCACTATTACGGATTGATAGATTCCTTTAGCGCCCCCCTCTTCACCGTGGTGTTGGCCGCCGTGCTGTTAGGGGTCATCATCGGGGCAATAGGGGGGATGCTGACCAACATAAAACTCCGCATGGAGCTCAGGAGACAGATAAAAGAGGCGGGAGGGATGGGAAAAGAGCTGGAGGCATCAAAGGGCGAAGCCACCCCCAAACCGGAGTTCCCCTCCTTCCTCTCCAGCAGCGATTAA
- a CDS encoding nucleoside phosphorylase yields MVTPKEMVKNLTHRWIGEEALQVEACALITVIPHDLRALTKTLRGKLLKPWKGYREVYRGYLGEERVTLALSPFGASNAVALAEELASFGMQKALFLGYCGSLQQRVRVGDIVIPTEAIREEGASFHYLPPGVTSQPHQEIQAIIVDILQKNKVPYHQGKIWTTDAIYRETRGKVGRYQEEGVLGVEMELSALFAFGMAQGIKVGGLLVVSDELFGGNWHPRFFSPKLIRGVKKARKMAVETLRGML; encoded by the coding sequence TTGGTCACCCCCAAAGAGATGGTGAAAAACCTCACCCATAGGTGGATTGGTGAGGAGGCCCTGCAGGTGGAAGCCTGTGCCCTGATCACCGTCATACCCCATGACCTGAGGGCCTTGACCAAGACCCTACGGGGGAAGCTTCTGAAGCCGTGGAAGGGGTACAGGGAGGTATACCGGGGGTACCTGGGAGAGGAAAGGGTGACCTTGGCTCTTTCCCCCTTTGGTGCTTCCAATGCCGTAGCCCTAGCAGAGGAGCTTGCTTCCTTTGGAATGCAGAAGGCCCTCTTCTTAGGCTATTGTGGCTCCCTGCAGCAGAGGGTGAGGGTTGGGGATATAGTCATCCCCACCGAGGCCATAAGGGAGGAGGGGGCATCCTTCCACTATCTCCCCCCAGGTGTTACCAGCCAGCCCCACCAGGAGATCCAGGCCATTATCGTGGATATCCTTCAGAAGAACAAGGTCCCCTACCATCAGGGTAAGATCTGGACTACCGATGCCATCTATCGGGAGACAAGGGGCAAGGTAGGGAGGTATCAAGAAGAGGGGGTTCTGGGGGTAGAGATGGAACTCTCCGCCCTTTTTGCCTTTGGGATGGCTCAGGGGATAAAGGTAGGGGGTTTATTGGTAGTCTCGGATGAGCTCTTTGGAGGGAATTGGCATCCCCGCTTCTTTTCTCCGAAGCTCATCAGAGGGGTAAAAAAGGCCCGCAAAATGGCAGTAGAGACCTTGCGAGGGATGCTTTAG
- a CDS encoding penicillin acylase family protein, with product MNPKILVPFSIIVVIGIGIIYLHHWLTLSCPSFQGEANVRGLKAPVEVYRDSYGVPHVYAQDPHDLFLAQGYVMAQDRLWQMDLLRRLGQGRLAEVFGEKALEMDLFARTIGLGREAKRDIMSISTESRIALRAFSNGVNAFIETHQDRLPLEFRLLGYRPGPWRPEDSLAISRVILLILARNAASEILRAQLSSCLGTNKAAELLPPYCPVHFPPDLPDVIHGKSSFSVIGGGSNNWVVDGVKSTTGMPLLANDPHLGVFLPSIWYENHLDGGGYRVIGVSFPGTPGVVIGHNERIAWGVTNMEADVQDLYWEQVCSHDPYLYLYKGRLEKMKVTKEEIWVKEKKDPIILEVRLTRHGPLIDHLIPGLVQPLALQWTSFEESCDELQAFLMLDRTQDWKGFRDALSHYQGAPQNFVYADKDGNIGYWGAGRIPIRSSDFGLYPVDGASGKYDWVGYIPFEELPHLYNPPEHFIATANNNPLGDHYPYYISLEWAPPFRIQRITKLLQAKERLSLLDFQEIQADVLSIPARILTPYLLKLDSSDPRIQEAQSYLRDWDFRFPVDSVPATIYQMALLHLLKKTFGDELGELLPQYLEIRYGLLNSPHQRGVELLVKIIDDPISPWFDDISTGTQEGRDDILLRSLQDTLEELERRLGPEMKDWRWGKLHRCLFRHPFGERWPLNYIFNLPPVPLMGEKYTINHAGFDPAHPFTVNTIASYRQVIDLGDLSRSVCVHPPGQSGHPLHPHYRDLLTLWSKGEYHPIYFYKRDVQAHSPHLLRLIPQNKVDDEEQ from the coding sequence ATGAATCCCAAAATCTTAGTCCCCTTTTCGATTATTGTGGTTATTGGGATAGGTATTATCTACTTACACCACTGGTTGACCCTCTCCTGCCCGTCCTTTCAGGGGGAGGCGAATGTGAGGGGACTGAAGGCCCCGGTGGAGGTCTACAGGGACTCCTATGGAGTACCCCATGTATACGCCCAAGACCCCCATGACCTCTTCCTCGCCCAAGGGTATGTCATGGCCCAGGATCGCCTCTGGCAGATGGACTTGCTGCGCAGGCTAGGGCAGGGGAGGTTGGCGGAGGTCTTTGGGGAAAAGGCCCTAGAGATGGACCTCTTTGCCCGGACAATAGGGCTGGGGCGGGAGGCCAAACGTGACATAATGAGCATCTCCACCGAGAGCAGGATCGCCTTAAGGGCCTTCTCCAACGGTGTTAACGCCTTTATCGAAACCCACCAAGACCGTCTCCCCCTGGAGTTCAGGCTCTTGGGCTATCGGCCCGGACCCTGGCGTCCGGAGGACAGCCTGGCCATCAGCAGGGTCATTCTCCTGATACTGGCCAGAAACGCTGCTTCAGAGATCTTGCGGGCCCAACTCTCCTCCTGTCTAGGGACGAACAAGGCCGCAGAACTCCTGCCTCCATATTGCCCAGTTCACTTCCCCCCTGATCTGCCGGATGTAATCCACGGGAAGTCTTCCTTCTCTGTGATTGGCGGAGGGAGCAATAACTGGGTGGTAGATGGGGTAAAGAGCACCACTGGAATGCCTCTGCTGGCCAATGACCCCCATCTAGGGGTCTTCCTCCCCTCCATCTGGTATGAAAACCATCTGGATGGGGGAGGATACCGAGTAATAGGTGTCTCCTTTCCCGGGACCCCTGGCGTAGTAATCGGACACAATGAGAGGATCGCCTGGGGGGTGACCAATATGGAGGCCGATGTCCAAGACCTCTATTGGGAGCAGGTCTGCTCCCATGACCCGTATCTCTATCTCTACAAAGGAAGGTTGGAGAAAATGAAGGTGACAAAAGAGGAGATCTGGGTGAAGGAAAAGAAGGATCCCATAATATTAGAGGTACGCCTCACCCGCCACGGGCCCCTAATCGATCATTTGATCCCTGGGTTGGTACAACCCCTGGCCCTGCAGTGGACCTCTTTCGAGGAATCATGCGATGAACTGCAGGCCTTTTTAATGCTCGACAGGACCCAGGACTGGAAGGGGTTCAGAGATGCCCTGAGTCACTATCAGGGGGCACCTCAGAACTTCGTCTATGCCGATAAGGATGGGAACATCGGATACTGGGGGGCAGGGAGGATACCCATCAGATCCTCCGACTTCGGACTGTATCCCGTAGATGGCGCATCGGGGAAATATGATTGGGTGGGGTATATACCCTTTGAGGAACTTCCGCATCTATATAACCCCCCAGAACACTTCATCGCCACGGCCAATAACAACCCCCTCGGGGACCATTATCCCTATTATATTAGCCTTGAGTGGGCGCCCCCCTTTCGCATCCAGCGGATCACGAAGCTCCTACAGGCAAAGGAGAGACTTTCCTTGCTGGATTTTCAGGAGATCCAGGCGGATGTCCTCTCTATACCCGCCCGGATCCTAACCCCTTATCTCCTCAAACTGGATTCTTCCGATCCCCGCATCCAAGAGGCTCAGTCCTATCTTCGGGATTGGGACTTTCGTTTCCCCGTCGACAGCGTCCCCGCCACCATCTACCAAATGGCCCTGCTGCACCTTTTGAAGAAGACCTTCGGTGATGAGTTGGGGGAACTCCTCCCCCAGTATCTCGAGATCCGCTATGGCCTCCTTAACTCTCCCCACCAGAGGGGGGTTGAACTCCTCGTCAAGATCATCGATGACCCCATAAGCCCATGGTTTGACGACATAAGTACGGGAACCCAGGAGGGCAGAGACGACATCCTCTTGCGCAGCCTGCAGGATACCCTGGAAGAATTGGAGAGGAGACTCGGCCCAGAAATGAAGGACTGGAGGTGGGGGAAGCTGCATAGATGTCTTTTTAGACACCCCTTCGGGGAGAGGTGGCCTTTGAATTACATCTTCAATCTCCCACCCGTGCCCCTTATGGGGGAGAAATATACGATAAACCACGCAGGATTTGACCCCGCCCACCCCTTCACCGTGAACACCATCGCCTCCTATCGCCAAGTCATCGATCTAGGTGATCTCTCCCGCTCGGTGTGCGTTCACCCCCCCGGCCAATCTGGCCATCCCCTCCACCCCCACTATCGGGATCTCCTCACCCTTTGGTCTAAGGGGGAATATCACCCCATCTATTTTTACAAAAGGGATGTCCAGGCCCATAGTCCCCACCTATTGCGCTTGATCCCCCAGAACAAAGTAGATGATGAAGAACAATGA
- the trmFO gene encoding methylenetetrahydrofolate--tRNA-(uracil(54)-C(5))-methyltransferase (FADH(2)-oxidizing) TrmFO: MREGRLLIIGGGLAGCEAAWQAARRGATVTLYEMKPKRFSEAHRSPFLGELVCSNSLKSDALDSAPGLLKEEMRRLGSLIIWAADNSRVPAGSALAVDREDFASRITQALEARQEVEIIRQEVTSIPEQGVVIIATGPLTSSALAEAIMGLTHSRHLYFYDAISPIVTAESIDFEIAFKGSRYGKGGDDYINCPLNREEYYRFVEALRRGEKVSLRGFEEAMPFEGCLPIEDLAERGDDTLAFGPMKPVGLVEPRTARQPFAVVQLRQENREGTLHNMVGFQTKLKYHAQERIFRLIPGLERAEFVRYGSLHRNTFIDAPRLLQETLQLRSDPRVFFAGQISGVEGYVESAAMGLLAGINAARYLNNQGIITPPRTTALGALVGHITNTYVRDYQPMNINFGLFPPLAERGRRREKRRRMAERALKDHEIWKEAIG; encoded by the coding sequence ATACGTGAAGGCCGACTTCTGATCATCGGCGGAGGGTTGGCCGGGTGTGAGGCGGCTTGGCAGGCGGCGCGCAGGGGGGCAACGGTGACCCTCTATGAGATGAAGCCGAAGAGGTTCTCGGAGGCCCACCGCTCCCCCTTCTTAGGGGAGCTTGTCTGCAGCAACTCCCTCAAGTCAGATGCCCTGGACAGCGCCCCTGGCCTCCTCAAAGAGGAGATGCGCAGGTTGGGCTCTCTTATCATCTGGGCGGCGGATAACAGTAGGGTCCCTGCCGGAAGTGCCCTGGCCGTGGACAGGGAGGATTTCGCCAGCCGTATCACCCAGGCCCTGGAGGCCAGGCAGGAGGTCGAGATCATCAGACAGGAGGTGACCTCCATCCCTGAGCAGGGGGTGGTAATCATTGCCACCGGCCCCCTCACCTCCAGCGCCCTTGCTGAGGCCATTATGGGGTTGACCCATAGCCGTCACCTCTACTTCTACGACGCCATCTCCCCCATCGTAACGGCGGAGTCCATCGACTTTGAGATTGCCTTTAAGGGGTCCAGATATGGTAAGGGGGGAGATGATTACATAAACTGCCCCCTAAACAGGGAGGAATATTATCGCTTCGTGGAGGCCTTGAGAAGGGGTGAAAAGGTTTCCCTGAGGGGTTTTGAGGAGGCCATGCCCTTTGAGGGTTGCCTCCCGATCGAGGATCTGGCAGAGAGGGGAGATGATACCCTCGCCTTCGGCCCCATGAAGCCGGTGGGATTGGTAGAGCCGCGTACGGCAAGACAACCCTTTGCCGTAGTGCAGCTCAGACAGGAGAACAGAGAGGGGACCCTGCACAACATGGTGGGGTTTCAGACCAAGCTGAAGTATCATGCACAAGAAAGGATCTTTCGGCTGATACCAGGGTTGGAGAGGGCGGAATTTGTCCGTTATGGCAGCCTACATCGCAACACCTTTATCGATGCCCCCCGGCTCTTGCAGGAGACCCTGCAACTCAGGAGCGATCCCAGGGTCTTCTTCGCCGGTCAGATCAGCGGGGTGGAGGGTTATGTGGAGTCGGCGGCCATGGGGCTTTTGGCAGGGATCAACGCGGCACGTTACCTCAACAACCAGGGGATCATCACACCCCCGAGGACTACGGCCTTGGGGGCCCTGGTGGGACACATTACCAATACCTACGTCAGAGATTACCAGCCCATGAACATAAATTTCGGTCTCTTTCCTCCCCTAGCAGAGAGGGGGCGCAGAAGGGAAAAGAGGAGGCGTATGGCCGAGAGGGCCTTGAAGGACCACGAGATTTGGAAGGAGGCCATAGGGTGA